One region of Clostridiales bacterium genomic DNA includes:
- a CDS encoding flavodoxin family protein: MNILVINGSPRMERSNSLRMTRAFLEGLAKTCDTQVEELTVAKMHIEPCLGCLNCWKRTPGKCFRDDDMAAAIESYVTADLVVWSFPLYYYALPGQLKCFLDRTVPINRPVMCDRTDGKGNGKHVTRYDQSHQRHVLISTCGFFSPKGNYDAVLAQFDLMLGVGNYTTLFCGEGEMMPVPPLQERVEEYLGYVRQAGEDYGSYGTILPKTRKPLEELLLPKEKFEEMGNSYYAHCERKARERALQAQAEQQT; this comes from the coding sequence ATGAACATTCTTGTCATCAACGGAAGTCCCCGCATGGAGCGCAGCAACTCGCTGCGCATGACGCGCGCCTTTCTCGAAGGGCTCGCCAAGACCTGCGACACGCAGGTCGAAGAACTGACCGTGGCCAAAATGCACATTGAGCCGTGCCTCGGCTGCCTCAACTGCTGGAAGCGCACGCCGGGCAAGTGCTTCCGCGACGACGACATGGCCGCCGCGATCGAAAGCTACGTCACGGCCGACCTCGTCGTGTGGAGCTTCCCGCTCTACTACTACGCCCTGCCCGGCCAGCTCAAGTGCTTTCTCGACCGCACGGTGCCGATCAACCGCCCCGTCATGTGCGACCGCACCGACGGCAAGGGCAACGGTAAGCACGTCACGCGCTACGACCAGTCGCACCAGCGGCATGTGCTGATCTCGACCTGCGGCTTTTTCTCCCCCAAGGGCAACTACGACGCCGTGCTCGCGCAGTTTGACCTCATGCTCGGCGTGGGCAACTACACGACGCTCTTTTGCGGCGAGGGCGAGATGATGCCGGTGCCGCCGCTGCAGGAGCGTGTGGAAGAATACCTCGGCTATGTCCGCCAGGCCGGCGAGGACTACGGCAGCTACGGCACGATCCTGCCGAAGACGCGCAAGCCGCTCGAAGAGCTGCTGCTGCCGAAAGAGAAATTTGAGGAGATGGGCAACAGCTACTACGCGCACTGCGAGCGCAAGGCCCGCGAGCGCGCGCTGCAGGCACAGGCCGAGCAGCAGACCTGA
- a CDS encoding helix-turn-helix domain-containing protein, whose amino-acid sequence MTLSVEMIAESMQPFGARVVMQLERTFAFRRVQMLTPESENTLEEDVLYVSEPKVIRRLPKGLLHDHFFVVRARPEDAEPVRPGVNALLYDEQYSLGAVTNHLLTLFDRLQTLEYQMRLAVRAHAGLEPLMEVGRKMIPDATIVVVDSAYNIIGATRERGSGNIYVDQMLEQGYYDKDSLQLMAEAGYFEVSDRYLRPVLSVPPNICNDPVILRSYIANGMFYSFAGCYFPGRLPTMVDQELFRCFTEQLDHYFRETGFYSQSMPQRQQMIHDLLRYGEENPELVRDRARGLRLPETGDFRLGYVEFDEQASTSKAGYMVLQLRAWSNVANYGVMQYQNSVLILFQDWHDYPAGEQLLFRERWDELLTLLGKNHAHIGVSLLFTELGRLRMGYDQARTAIEIGRKLDPDALEYHYSKYYLNDMLECYREKFALDDVIVRYLDQLAGERGYSNSNLLLLYHYLNTERNISLTAKRVHMHRNSVIYRLQRIQDVLNLDLDDPDVRLRLMITFKILRMEGKLPEITDEPPEPDNGGSDRLTLVE is encoded by the coding sequence ATGACGCTGTCCGTGGAAATGATCGCCGAGAGCATGCAGCCGTTCGGCGCGCGGGTCGTAATGCAGCTGGAGCGGACATTTGCCTTCCGCCGGGTCCAGATGCTCACGCCCGAGTCCGAGAACACGCTCGAGGAAGACGTGCTCTACGTCAGCGAGCCAAAGGTGATCCGCCGCTTACCGAAGGGGCTGCTGCACGACCACTTTTTCGTTGTCCGGGCGCGCCCGGAGGATGCGGAGCCCGTTCGCCCCGGTGTCAATGCGCTGCTGTATGACGAACAGTATTCTCTCGGCGCGGTGACGAACCACCTGCTCACACTGTTTGACCGCCTGCAGACACTGGAGTATCAGATGCGTCTGGCCGTGCGCGCGCACGCCGGGCTGGAGCCGCTGATGGAGGTCGGGCGGAAGATGATCCCGGACGCGACGATCGTCGTCGTCGACTCGGCGTATAACATCATCGGCGCCACGCGCGAGCGCGGGTCGGGCAATATCTATGTCGATCAGATGCTCGAGCAGGGCTATTACGACAAGGACTCGCTGCAGCTCATGGCGGAGGCCGGCTATTTTGAAGTCAGTGACCGGTACCTGCGTCCGGTGCTGTCGGTGCCGCCGAATATCTGCAACGACCCCGTGATCCTGCGCTCCTACATTGCCAACGGGATGTTTTATTCCTTTGCCGGTTGCTATTTCCCTGGCCGGCTGCCGACGATGGTGGATCAGGAGCTGTTCCGCTGCTTTACCGAGCAGCTCGACCATTACTTCCGCGAGACGGGCTTTTACAGCCAGAGCATGCCGCAGCGCCAGCAGATGATCCATGATCTCCTGCGCTATGGGGAGGAGAATCCGGAGCTGGTGCGCGACCGTGCGCGCGGCCTGCGCCTGCCGGAGACGGGCGACTTCCGTCTCGGCTATGTCGAGTTCGACGAGCAGGCGTCCACCTCGAAGGCAGGGTACATGGTGCTGCAGCTGCGCGCGTGGAGCAACGTGGCCAATTATGGCGTGATGCAGTATCAAAACAGCGTGCTCATCCTCTTTCAGGACTGGCACGATTACCCGGCCGGGGAGCAGCTTTTGTTCCGCGAGCGGTGGGACGAGCTGCTGACGCTGCTGGGCAAGAACCATGCGCATATCGGCGTGAGCCTGCTGTTCACGGAGCTGGGACGCCTGCGCATGGGCTACGATCAGGCGCGGACCGCCATCGAGATCGGCCGCAAGCTGGATCCCGATGCGCTGGAGTATCACTATTCCAAGTATTATCTCAACGACATGCTCGAATGCTACCGGGAAAAATTCGCGCTCGATGACGTCATTGTGCGCTATCTGGATCAGCTTGCCGGGGAGCGCGGCTACAGCAACAGCAACCTCCTGCTGCTGTACCACTACCTGAACACGGAGCGCAACATTTCCCTGACCGCTAAGCGCGTGCACATGCACCGCAACAGCGTTATTTACCGCCTGCAGCGCATTCAGGACGTGCTCAATCTCGACCTGGACGACCCGGATGTGCGTCTGCGGCTGATGATCACGTTCAAGATCCTGCGGATGGAGGGCAAGCTCCCGGAGATCACGGACGAGCCGCCGGAGCCGGACAACGGCGGAAGCGACCGCCTGACGCTTGTGGAATGA
- a CDS encoding AMP-binding protein, with protein sequence MDNISRFQKTTGVGQILDESFARCPEREAIVFGDWRITYRELQALIYRTAHCLRSLGIAPGDRVAIISRNCPEVMIAEIAILKLGGTVVKFNWRLAPEEMTYLLDLNEVRCAFFKPEREDWGDALRQHYAGRITFLSLTPEADGRSALYSLLAGMPDTPVETVVAPDAPAYHMHTSGTTGRPKCVVYSHARYLNQLESMLETLEFPDGQVYQYISQLFHSACTGAYLTLATGGKLIMIPNFTVSDYVESLVREKVRAIGVIPLILQGILDEMDRKNYDLSQLKVINYSTCPISPDLLRRALDRLNCRFYQSYGMTEMASTVTALLPEDHLILGGRYLTSVGRALLGAAVRIVRPDGSLCDAGEEGEICVRGQGMMLGYYQMPEKTADVIRDGWYFTHDVGYLDEDGYLYLRGRKDSLIISGGENIYPEEVIDVLLKMPEIAEAAVYGMPDPKWGEHVKASIVCKPGRSLTVEQVQTFCRANMPSFRMPREVEFLPELPKNATGKVLIQALKNR encoded by the coding sequence ATGGATAACATCAGCAGATTTCAAAAAACGACCGGCGTCGGTCAGATCCTCGACGAGAGCTTTGCACGCTGCCCGGAGCGTGAGGCCATTGTATTCGGCGACTGGCGCATCACCTACCGGGAACTGCAGGCACTCATCTACCGGACGGCGCACTGCCTGCGCAGTCTCGGCATTGCGCCGGGCGACCGCGTCGCCATCATCTCGCGCAACTGCCCGGAGGTCATGATCGCGGAAATTGCGATCCTGAAGCTGGGCGGCACCGTGGTCAAGTTCAACTGGCGGCTCGCGCCGGAAGAAATGACCTACCTGCTCGATCTCAACGAGGTCCGGTGCGCCTTCTTCAAGCCGGAGCGCGAGGACTGGGGCGACGCCCTGCGGCAGCACTATGCCGGACGCATCACGTTCCTGTCCCTGACGCCGGAAGCCGACGGCCGCTCCGCCCTCTATTCCCTGCTCGCAGGTATGCCGGACACGCCGGTGGAGACCGTCGTTGCGCCCGACGCCCCTGCCTACCACATGCACACGAGTGGCACGACCGGGCGGCCGAAGTGTGTGGTCTACTCCCACGCGCGCTATCTCAATCAGCTTGAGAGCATGCTTGAAACGCTGGAGTTCCCGGACGGGCAGGTCTATCAGTACATCTCGCAGCTATTCCACTCCGCGTGCACTGGCGCCTATCTCACGCTGGCGACTGGCGGTAAGCTCATCATGATCCCGAACTTCACCGTGAGCGACTATGTGGAGAGTCTCGTGCGGGAAAAGGTGCGCGCCATCGGCGTCATCCCGCTGATTCTGCAGGGCATCCTCGATGAGATGGACCGCAAAAACTACGACCTGTCGCAGTTGAAGGTCATCAACTACTCCACCTGCCCCATTTCCCCGGATCTGCTGCGGCGCGCGCTCGACCGGCTCAACTGCCGCTTTTATCAGTCCTACGGCATGACGGAGATGGCCAGCACCGTCACGGCGCTGCTCCCGGAGGATCACCTGATCCTCGGCGGACGGTATCTCACCTCGGTCGGACGGGCGCTGCTCGGCGCCGCCGTGCGCATCGTGCGGCCGGACGGCTCGCTGTGCGATGCCGGTGAGGAGGGCGAGATCTGCGTGCGCGGGCAGGGCATGATGCTCGGCTACTATCAGATGCCGGAAAAGACCGCGGACGTGATCCGCGACGGCTGGTATTTCACGCACGACGTGGGCTATCTCGACGAGGACGGCTATCTCTACCTGCGCGGCCGCAAGGATTCGCTCATCATCTCCGGCGGCGAGAATATCTACCCCGAGGAAGTCATCGACGTGCTGCTGAAAATGCCCGAGATCGCCGAAGCCGCCGTCTACGGCATGCCCGACCCGAAGTGGGGCGAGCACGTGAAGGCGAGCATCGTCTGCAAGCCCGGCCGGTCACTGACGGTCGAGCAGGTGCAGACATTCTGCCGCGCCAACATGCCGTCGTTCCGCATGCCGCGTGAGGTGGAATTCTTGCCGGAGCTGCCGAAGAACGCCACCGGCAAGGTGCTCATCCAGGCGCTGAAAAACCGCTGA